One region of Pelotomaculum isophthalicicum JI genomic DNA includes:
- the tsaA gene encoding tRNA (N6-threonylcarbamoyladenosine(37)-N6)-methyltransferase TrmO — MINFKPIGVIQSPFKKPKGTPIQTTAARDTAGVIEVYPEYIEGLKDIEGFSHLILIYHFHLAKESTLLVKPFLDNELHGVFATRAPSRPNAIGFSVVRLAKVEGNILHILDVDIVNGTPLLDIKPYVAEFDVREAVKIGWFKNSVQKLSSTRDDGRFAK; from the coding sequence ATGATTAATTTCAAGCCAATCGGCGTCATTCAATCTCCGTTTAAAAAACCGAAAGGAACACCTATTCAGACGACAGCGGCGCGGGACACTGCCGGTGTTATTGAAGTATACCCCGAGTATATTGAAGGGTTAAAGGATATTGAAGGGTTTTCTCACCTTATTTTGATTTACCATTTTCACTTGGCGAAAGAGTCTACTTTATTAGTGAAACCATTCCTGGACAATGAACTGCACGGAGTCTTCGCCACGCGCGCTCCTAGCAGGCCCAATGCTATTGGTTTTTCGGTAGTGCGTCTTGCTAAGGTTGAAGGCAATATACTCCACATTCTGGATGTAGATATTGTTAATGGGACTCCTCTTCTGGATATAAAACCTTATGTGGCAGAATTTGACGTCAGAGAAGCGGTCAAAATTGGGTGGTTTAAAAACAGTGTTCAAAAACTTTCATCTACAAGAGACGACGGGAGATTCGCAAAATAG
- a CDS encoding glycosyl hydrolase family 18 protein, whose product MSKNISKYPVLVLLGLLVIVLCSASSEAFSSKRSDSHRIFLQYLQAYGPDSYSDYRKQLSLVTDSTNGITAVSPNWYHLNNSADGTFTGPWELSSGNYNQLVAVAHHRGFEVLPLIAADWDDTGKMTLYNVLSQKTSRLNLVNQIVGMITSSGADGVVIDFEYMSGSTGPFLTQFMLELSSELHARDKLLVEAVPSRTSTSRSYTAFDYQSLSLAVDYLAIMTYDYSTSEPGPIAPPDWIKRVLDYARAQHVAMDKVLLGLPYYGRDWASTGSTYEAHALGLAQALSRSAEYSASIERETTQADLVGIPHYSYQDESGTQHFVYYDDYDSWRAKLGFLDEYNLGGVHCWSVMWLNDNTARSLFSLLRELS is encoded by the coding sequence ATGTCCAAAAACATCTCAAAGTATCCTGTACTCGTCTTGCTTGGGCTTCTGGTTATTGTCTTATGCTCTGCATCGTCAGAAGCCTTTTCTTCCAAAAGATCTGATTCTCACCGTATTTTCCTGCAATATCTTCAGGCCTATGGACCTGATTCTTATTCTGACTACCGCAAGCAACTTTCCCTGGTAACAGACAGCACCAATGGTATTACCGCGGTTTCGCCCAACTGGTATCACTTAAATAATTCCGCCGACGGGACTTTCACCGGTCCCTGGGAACTTTCCAGCGGCAACTATAATCAGCTGGTTGCCGTTGCCCATCATCGCGGTTTTGAAGTTTTACCGCTGATTGCGGCGGACTGGGACGATACAGGAAAGATGACCTTGTATAATGTGCTAAGCCAAAAGACCTCCCGTTTAAATTTAGTTAATCAAATAGTTGGAATGATCACCTCTTCAGGGGCGGACGGGGTCGTGATTGATTTTGAGTATATGAGCGGTTCCACCGGACCTTTTCTCACGCAATTCATGCTGGAACTCTCCTCCGAACTACATGCCCGGGATAAATTGCTTGTGGAAGCCGTGCCGTCACGCACGTCTACAAGCAGATCTTACACAGCGTTTGACTACCAAAGCCTGTCCCTGGCAGTGGACTATCTAGCAATTATGACATATGATTACAGTACCTCCGAGCCTGGGCCCATTGCTCCTCCTGACTGGATCAAACGAGTCCTGGACTACGCCCGGGCTCAGCATGTAGCCATGGACAAAGTTCTTCTTGGCCTTCCATACTACGGCCGGGACTGGGCGTCAACAGGTTCCACGTACGAGGCGCATGCTCTGGGTCTGGCCCAGGCATTGAGCAGGTCAGCGGAATATTCCGCCTCGATCGAACGGGAAACAACACAAGCAGACCTAGTGGGCATACCTCATTACAGCTATCAGGATGAGAGCGGAACGCAGCATTTTGTTTATTATGATGACTATGACAGTTGGCGGGCCAAGCTGGGTTTTCTGGATGAATATAACCTTGGAGGCGTCCACTGTTGGTCCGTCATGTGGCTGAATGACAATACAGCCCGCTCGCTATTTTCCCTGCTGCGCGAACTGTCATAA
- a CDS encoding aminotransferase class V-fold PLP-dependent enzyme, with amino-acid sequence MISHLEHLEKIRQNLPATQNIVYMNTGTTGPLPVTAIQAVQEAQQAELYNGRINKEVVQLKKRAKLETRQLLAELIKANNDEIVLTRNTTEGINLIISGIKWQPEDEVITTNIEHAAVLLPLFLLNQRYGVSIKTARVDGNPLRAFKELISPHTRLIAISHVSYSTGELLPIQEIAQLAHQHGIPVLIDGAQAVGAIPVDISELGVDFYSFSGQKWLCGPEGTGALYIRQERLNDLHPAYIGYASVEHFDPEGSFSFHSTARRFEFATTNTPSLLGQGASIRWLTEYVGLDWAFDRIKTLHHLTRQELATVTDVTVLTPAAAAGLISFQLNGVEPQQLVKTLASQGIIIRTIKELNCVRASIGFFNTEEEVECLVKAVRQARRKACSHSVCR; translated from the coding sequence TTGATCTCTCATCTTGAACACCTCGAAAAGATTAGACAGAACCTGCCCGCGACACAAAATATTGTGTATATGAATACCGGCACCACTGGTCCTTTGCCTGTAACGGCCATACAAGCTGTTCAAGAAGCTCAACAAGCTGAGTTGTATAATGGAAGGATTAATAAAGAAGTAGTGCAACTTAAAAAACGGGCCAAGCTCGAAACCAGACAATTGCTTGCTGAATTAATTAAGGCTAATAATGATGAGATCGTCTTAACCAGAAACACCACAGAAGGCATTAACCTGATCATCTCAGGGATTAAGTGGCAGCCGGAGGACGAAGTGATTACTACCAATATTGAACATGCCGCCGTGCTGCTGCCGCTCTTTTTACTTAATCAGAGATATGGAGTCAGCATAAAAACAGCCCGGGTAGACGGTAATCCGCTAAGAGCGTTCAAAGAACTGATAAGTCCCCACACCAGGCTTATCGCCATTTCCCACGTTTCTTACAGCACCGGGGAACTGTTGCCTATACAGGAAATCGCTCAGTTAGCCCACCAACACGGGATTCCGGTACTAATCGACGGCGCCCAGGCTGTTGGCGCCATACCGGTAGATATAAGCGAATTGGGAGTGGACTTTTACAGTTTCTCCGGTCAGAAGTGGCTTTGCGGCCCGGAGGGCACCGGCGCCCTTTATATCCGCCAGGAGCGGTTAAATGACCTGCACCCGGCATATATCGGATATGCATCGGTAGAACATTTCGACCCGGAGGGGTCTTTTAGCTTTCACAGCACTGCCCGCCGCTTTGAGTTTGCCACAACAAATACGCCGTCACTGCTCGGCCAAGGGGCCAGTATCCGTTGGCTTACCGAATATGTTGGTCTGGACTGGGCTTTTGACCGGATCAAGACTCTTCATCACTTGACCAGACAGGAATTGGCGACTGTTACGGACGTTACAGTCTTGACTCCTGCAGCGGCGGCCGGCTTGATTAGTTTTCAGCTGAACGGGGTGGAACCGCAGCAATTAGTCAAGACTTTGGCCAGTCAAGGCATTATTATTCGCACAATCAAAGAGTTAAATTGTGTCCGGGCTTCCATCGGTTTTTTCAATACCGAAGAAGAAGTAGAGTGTTTGGTTAAAGCTGTCAGGCAAGCGCGAAGAAAAGCATGTTCCCATTCAGTGTGCCGGTAG